A genome region from Methanobacterium subterraneum includes the following:
- the porB gene encoding pyruvate synthase subunit PorB, which translates to MEISEKEFLAPGHRGCAGCGATVGVRLALKALGKNTVAVSATGCLEVITTPYPETAWEIPWIHVAFENAAAVASGVERALKSQGKDTQVVAFAGDGGTADIGLQALSGAMERGHNLIYICYDNEAYMNTGVQRSGSTPYGASTTTSPHGKESFGEDKPKKNIPMIMAAHGVPYVATASISYPEDFMKKVQKAKEVDGPAYIHLHQPCTTGWGFNPSKTIELGRLAVETGSWILYEIEDGEFRVTYRPLQRKMVDEYLVAQKRFKHLTEVERERIQKNVDAICTELKI; encoded by the coding sequence ATGGAAATCAGTGAAAAAGAATTCCTGGCTCCTGGACACCGAGGATGTGCAGGCTGTGGAGCTACAGTTGGGGTTAGACTGGCCCTTAAAGCACTGGGTAAGAACACAGTTGCTGTTTCCGCCACCGGTTGTCTGGAGGTAATCACCACCCCCTACCCTGAAACTGCATGGGAAATACCATGGATACACGTGGCCTTTGAAAACGCAGCTGCAGTAGCATCTGGAGTTGAAAGGGCACTTAAATCCCAGGGGAAAGACACCCAAGTAGTTGCATTCGCGGGTGATGGTGGAACCGCTGATATTGGACTGCAAGCCCTTTCTGGTGCCATGGAACGAGGTCATAACCTGATTTACATCTGTTACGATAACGAAGCATACATGAACACCGGGGTGCAGAGGAGTGGATCCACACCATACGGTGCATCCACCACCACCAGCCCCCATGGTAAAGAAAGTTTTGGGGAGGACAAACCCAAAAAGAACATTCCCATGATCATGGCGGCCCATGGTGTGCCCTACGTGGCCACTGCCAGTATTTCCTACCCGGAAGACTTCATGAAGAAGGTTCAGAAGGCCAAGGAAGTAGATGGACCGGCTTACATTCACTTACACCAGCCATGTACCACTGGTTGGGGTTTCAACCCATCCAAAACCATTGAACTGGGACGTTTGGCTGTTGAAACCGGTTCATGGATACTCTATGAAATCGAAGACGGGGAATTCCGTGTCACCTACCGACCATTACAACGTAAAATGGTGGATGAATACTTAGTGGCTCAGAAACGTTTCAAACATCTTACTGAAGTGGAAAGAGAACGTATCCAGAAAAACGTGGATGCCATCTGCACTGAACTCAAAATATAG
- a CDS encoding 4Fe-4S dicluster domain-containing protein: MEKIIIQPDLCDGCMDCQEACAQLHGTSGILVREVEGSFYPIICQQCEDAPCQLICPTEAMTEEGIDETRCIGCGLCMMVCPFGAVVVQERKAHKCDQCPDLDTPACIKACSKRAIAKVDTAKLQAERQRRHIEKITGLGKKSRKSSDLINVMTASTRAKKAVDKEG; this comes from the coding sequence TTGGAAAAGATAATTATCCAACCGGATCTCTGTGATGGGTGCATGGACTGTCAGGAGGCATGTGCTCAGCTCCACGGAACTTCAGGGATTCTGGTAAGGGAAGTGGAGGGATCATTTTATCCCATAATCTGCCAGCAGTGCGAAGACGCACCCTGTCAGTTGATCTGCCCTACTGAGGCCATGACCGAGGAAGGGATTGATGAAACAAGATGTATTGGTTGTGGACTATGCATGATGGTTTGTCCCTTTGGTGCAGTGGTAGTACAGGAACGAAAGGCTCACAAATGTGACCAGTGCCCTGATCTTGACACTCCAGCTTGTATAAAAGCCTGTTCTAAACGGGCTATAGCCAAAGTGGATACTGCTAAATTACAAGCCGAAAGGCAACGCAGGCACATCGAAAAGATCACCGGTCTCGGTAAGAAGAGTCGGAAAAGTTCTGATCTAATTAACGTGATGACCGCCAGTACTCGGGCCAAGAAGGCAGTGGACAAGGAGGGCTAA
- a CDS encoding 4Fe-4S dicluster domain-containing protein gives MKELVSRPELCDECGKCERICPKNAIRVISGVPVFCLHCAEDRAPCMTVCPEDAIEKIDGAVVIHEDDCIGCGLCRDACPVGAINLNEYGIATKCDLCIELDEPLCVSVCPKDALKVSSEDMLSDKRDHIAKELERVKMIMKY, from the coding sequence ATGAAAGAACTTGTTTCAAGGCCAGAACTCTGTGATGAGTGCGGGAAATGTGAACGCATATGCCCGAAAAACGCCATCAGGGTCATCAGTGGAGTGCCAGTTTTCTGCCTGCACTGTGCTGAAGACCGGGCCCCTTGCATGACAGTGTGTCCTGAAGATGCCATTGAAAAAATTGATGGTGCGGTGGTCATTCATGAAGATGATTGTATTGGCTGTGGACTGTGCAGGGATGCCTGTCCAGTGGGAGCCATTAATCTGAATGAATATGGGATAGCCACCAAGTGTGACCTTTGTATTGAACTGGATGAACCACTCTGTGTTTCTGTATGTCCAAAGGACGCTCTTAAAGTGAGTTCAGAGGATATGTTGAGTGATAAACGGGACCACATAGCCAAGGAACTGGAAAGAGTTAAGATGATCATGAAATACTAA
- a CDS encoding fumarate hydratase, with product MISQQMVEEEIFRLFKEAVIKLPEDVKKALEHAYAIEDDETALLNLKAIQDNIKAAEDMEIPICQDTGLPIIFIKMGDVEIENFQEGIANGIIKATHEIPLRPNVVDPLTRENTDINTGRFIPQVDIELVDSQTLEMTVFPKGFGSENNNSLKMALPGEGTEGIKQFVLETVLAAGGKPCPPIVVGVGVGGSSDMALKLAKKALLREIGEHHPEERMASLEKEMLEMVNATGIGPMGLGGKTTALDVKIEYADTHTAGLPIGVCIQCWAARRATGVLKGENNKKG from the coding sequence ATGATTAGCCAACAGATGGTGGAAGAAGAAATATTCCGATTATTCAAAGAAGCGGTTATAAAACTTCCTGAGGATGTTAAAAAAGCCCTTGAACATGCTTATGCTATTGAAGATGATGAGACTGCTCTTTTAAACCTCAAAGCAATCCAGGATAATATAAAAGCTGCTGAGGATATGGAGATCCCCATCTGTCAGGATACAGGTCTTCCCATTATTTTCATTAAAATGGGGGATGTGGAAATTGAAAACTTCCAGGAGGGTATTGCCAATGGAATTATCAAAGCTACCCATGAGATACCCCTTCGTCCCAATGTGGTTGATCCATTAACCAGGGAGAACACTGATATTAATACCGGCCGTTTCATCCCCCAGGTAGATATTGAACTGGTGGATAGCCAAACACTGGAGATGACGGTTTTCCCCAAGGGTTTTGGTTCGGAAAATAATAATAGTCTGAAAATGGCTCTCCCTGGTGAAGGCACCGAGGGGATTAAACAATTTGTCCTGGAAACTGTGTTAGCCGCCGGTGGAAAACCCTGCCCCCCTATTGTGGTGGGAGTGGGAGTTGGCGGATCATCGGATATGGCCCTTAAACTAGCTAAAAAGGCCCTTCTCCGGGAAATTGGTGAACATCATCCTGAAGAACGAATGGCTTCTCTGGAGAAGGAAATGCTGGAGATGGTCAACGCCACTGGCATCGGCCCTATGGGTTTAGGGGGTAAAACCACTGCCCTGGATGTTAAGATAGAATATGCAGATACCCATACCGCAGGGTTGCCCATTGGAGTGTGTATACAGTGCTGGGCTGCACGGAGGGCAACGGGTGTTTTAAAGGGTGAAAATAATAAAAAAGGATAA
- the phoU gene encoding phosphate signaling complex protein PhoU, with the protein MERRYPRIRFQKKLDKLKEEVDKMGQATLKAYREAFSTFIDYDAELVNSVMETNRVVHEMGYQIEHDAMSIIAAEQPVAGDLRFIETSIKVSSHLKRIAGLASNIADIASHLKDEEIPEKPMFDLQRMADIVDGMVSKGLAAFLAKNMNVARELHRDDDKVDDLFDHALKDITKSMFQDKESISYLIYLLFLARFLERIADRAENIGDRTIFMITCEKQQFTIEKKPEE; encoded by the coding sequence ATGGAAAGACGATATCCCCGGATACGGTTCCAGAAAAAACTGGATAAATTAAAGGAAGAAGTGGATAAAATGGGTCAAGCCACTTTAAAGGCTTACCGGGAGGCTTTTAGTACATTCATTGATTACGATGCCGAACTGGTAAACAGTGTCATGGAAACCAATAGGGTGGTTCATGAAATGGGCTACCAGATAGAACACGATGCAATGAGCATTATAGCAGCAGAACAACCAGTTGCAGGGGATTTAAGATTCATAGAAACCAGTATTAAGGTTTCCAGTCACCTGAAAAGGATTGCTGGTTTGGCTTCCAACATTGCTGACATTGCCAGCCACCTAAAAGATGAAGAAATCCCTGAAAAACCAATGTTCGACTTGCAGCGAATGGCAGACATTGTGGATGGAATGGTTAGCAAAGGTCTGGCAGCTTTTTTGGCTAAAAACATGAACGTAGCCCGGGAACTTCACCGGGACGATGATAAAGTGGATGATCTCTTTGACCACGCCCTTAAAGACATTACAAAAAGCATGTTCCAGGACAAGGAATCAATATCCTACCTGATCTATCTATTGTTCCTGGCCCGTTTCCTGGAGAGAATTGCTGATCGTGCGGAAAACATTGGAGACAGAACCATCTTCATGATCACCTGTGAAAAACAGCAATTCACCATTGAAAAGAAACCAGAAGAATAA
- a CDS encoding phosphate signaling complex PhoU family protein, with protein MLTVVLEKRLKSLEDEVLGFSWETIGRIDNSVRSFLDEDTILAREIIEKTDEINKESYKIEHGCLKVLGLHQPLAKDLRLGAALLRTSIELERINNLSAYIARYAIDAAESNRTCYKPPHIEFMSQTVQDMLKDAVGALLNEDIQLLKRSTRSYVNLQDFYNQMFSEYDEITHRGSQTALILVGRNLLSMGHHIMGMADRVAYSIVGKRVMHHKLFHNMLMR; from the coding sequence ATGCTTACAGTGGTCTTGGAAAAACGTTTAAAATCCCTGGAGGATGAAGTCCTTGGATTTAGCTGGGAGACCATAGGAAGAATTGATAATTCAGTCAGGAGTTTCCTGGATGAAGACACGATTTTGGCAAGGGAAATCATAGAAAAAACTGATGAAATAAATAAAGAAAGCTATAAAATTGAACATGGATGTCTAAAAGTTTTAGGACTACACCAACCATTGGCCAAGGATTTGCGTTTAGGCGCAGCACTACTGCGAACATCAATAGAATTGGAACGTATAAACAACCTTTCAGCTTACATAGCACGTTATGCTATTGATGCCGCCGAAAGTAACCGTACCTGTTATAAACCCCCACACATTGAGTTCATGTCCCAAACTGTTCAGGACATGTTGAAAGACGCTGTAGGCGCACTCTTAAATGAGGATATACAGTTACTGAAACGTTCCACCCGAAGTTACGTAAATTTGCAGGATTTCTACAACCAGATGTTTTCAGAATACGATGAAATCACACACAGGGGTTCACAAACCGCCCTGATACTGGTTGGGAGGAACTTACTGAGTATGGGCCACCACATCATGGGGATGGCAGATCGTGTAGCCTATTCCATAGTGGGTAAAAGGGTTATGCACCACAAACTGTTCCATAACATGCTAATGAGGTAA
- the pstB gene encoding phosphate ABC transporter ATP-binding protein PstB: MEYRIEVENLNVHFDELHILKDVSLKIPKNAVTSLIGPSGCGKSTFIRTLNRMNDMISTFKMEGTVQLDGKDIYDPKIDVVDLRKKVGMVFQKPNPFPKSIFDNVAYGLRVHGVNDKDILEQKVEESLKSAALWDEVKNILDKSAMGLSGGQQQRLCIARTIAVEPEVILMDEPCSALDPISTTKIEDLIHKLKNDFTIIIVTHNMQQATRVSKHTAFFLHGEIVESGLTEKIFIEPEDKRTEDYITGRFG, from the coding sequence ATGGAATACAGAATAGAAGTAGAAAATTTAAACGTTCACTTTGACGAATTACACATCCTAAAAGACGTGAGTCTAAAAATTCCCAAAAACGCAGTAACTTCACTAATCGGACCCTCAGGTTGCGGTAAATCAACATTCATCCGTACCTTGAACCGGATGAACGATATGATAAGCACCTTCAAAATGGAAGGAACCGTACAACTGGATGGGAAAGATATCTACGACCCCAAAATAGACGTTGTGGATCTCCGGAAAAAAGTGGGTATGGTATTTCAAAAACCTAACCCTTTCCCTAAGTCCATATTTGACAATGTGGCCTATGGTCTGCGAGTTCATGGTGTAAATGATAAGGATATCCTGGAACAGAAGGTTGAAGAAAGCCTCAAATCAGCAGCACTATGGGATGAAGTCAAAAATATACTGGATAAATCTGCTATGGGACTTTCCGGTGGTCAGCAGCAGCGCCTGTGCATAGCCCGTACCATAGCAGTGGAACCAGAAGTAATATTGATGGATGAGCCCTGCTCAGCACTGGACCCCATATCCACCACCAAGATCGAAGATCTGATTCACAAACTAAAAAATGACTTCACCATAATCATCGTAACCCACAACATGCAACAGGCTACCCGGGTATCTAAACACACCGCTTTCTTCTTACATGGGGAGATTGTGGAAAGCGGCCTCACCGAGAAGATCTTCATTGAACCAGAAGATAAGCGAACTGAAGATTACATCACTGGAAGGTTTGGGTAG
- the pstA gene encoding phosphate ABC transporter permease PstA: MHRFIPPKIAQKIMTGVFWASGLLTILILLVIIGYVLFKGLPVVNFEFIFADPVNSGRSGGIFPFIMSSIYVTLIAVLVATPLGVGAAVYLSEYAGENRLVKLIRFGAETLSSIPSIVFGLFGLAFFVIYLGLGWSVLSGGLTLALMALPTILSASEVSIESINKSYAEGSLALGATKWQTIYKVVIPAALPGITTGVILGMGRAIAEAAAVLYTVGAALMIPTSIMDAARPLPLHLYILATEGLSMDNAWGTAAVLVIMILIITVVTNTLVDRYRKKMMGR; this comes from the coding sequence TTGCATAGATTCATACCTCCAAAAATAGCCCAGAAAATAATGACTGGAGTGTTCTGGGCTTCTGGGCTTCTCACCATACTCATTTTACTGGTGATCATTGGATACGTGCTTTTTAAGGGATTACCAGTTGTGAACTTTGAATTCATATTCGCTGATCCAGTTAACTCCGGAAGATCAGGAGGAATATTCCCCTTCATCATGTCCAGTATCTACGTAACACTGATCGCGGTATTGGTTGCCACCCCTCTGGGAGTGGGAGCAGCAGTCTACCTCTCAGAATATGCAGGGGAAAACAGACTGGTGAAACTGATCCGATTCGGAGCAGAAACCCTATCCTCAATTCCCTCCATTGTATTCGGATTGTTCGGATTGGCATTCTTCGTGATTTACCTGGGACTGGGATGGAGCGTGCTATCTGGAGGGTTGACACTGGCTTTAATGGCGTTACCAACCATATTATCCGCTTCAGAAGTTTCCATAGAATCAATTAACAAATCATACGCTGAAGGTAGCCTGGCCTTAGGGGCCACCAAATGGCAAACAATATATAAAGTTGTTATACCAGCCGCACTCCCCGGAATAACCACCGGGGTAATTCTAGGCATGGGAAGGGCTATTGCCGAGGCAGCAGCAGTGCTATACACTGTAGGGGCTGCTTTAATGATACCCACATCCATTATGGATGCAGCAAGACCTTTACCACTCCACCTTTACATTTTAGCCACCGAGGGTTTATCCATGGATAATGCATGGGGAACTGCAGCAGTTCTGGTGATCATGATCCTAATAATTACCGTGGTTACCAATACCCTGGTTGATCGTTATCGCAAAAAAATGATGGGGCGATAA
- the pstC gene encoding phosphate ABC transporter permease subunit PstC, translated as MSKWNEEFFIEKGLLLTAISSVIVIALIIIFIFREGLPALQSVGFFSFLFGMEWAPSNGQYGIFPMIIGSLGITALSLLMAVPLGVFCAIFLSEIAPSKMRKILNPTIQTLAGIPSVVYGFFGLVLLVPFMRVQFGGTGFSMFTAAVILTVMILPIIVSVSEDALRSIPLEYKEASLALGATHWQTIKNVIFPAAIPGIITSVILGMGRAIGETLAIIMVAGNVVQIPTSIMDPVRALTSNIAIEMGYATGVHYNALFATGIVLVFMIIVLLVIANYFHYKKKVTIGGGYL; from the coding sequence ATGTCTAAGTGGAATGAAGAGTTTTTCATAGAAAAAGGGCTTCTTTTAACTGCCATATCATCAGTTATTGTCATTGCCCTCATAATCATCTTCATATTCAGGGAGGGACTCCCTGCATTACAGAGTGTAGGATTTTTCAGCTTCCTGTTCGGAATGGAATGGGCACCTTCCAATGGTCAGTATGGTATTTTTCCAATGATCATAGGTTCCCTGGGTATAACCGCCCTTTCACTTCTAATGGCAGTACCCTTGGGAGTATTCTGTGCCATATTTTTATCAGAAATAGCACCAAGCAAAATGCGTAAAATACTCAACCCAACCATTCAAACCCTGGCAGGAATTCCCTCAGTGGTTTACGGGTTTTTTGGGCTGGTGTTACTGGTACCATTTATGAGAGTACAGTTCGGAGGAACCGGTTTCAGTATGTTCACTGCCGCGGTTATCCTCACGGTAATGATTTTACCCATAATAGTTAGTGTGTCTGAAGACGCCCTTAGATCAATTCCTCTGGAATACAAGGAAGCATCCCTGGCACTGGGAGCCACCCACTGGCAGACCATAAAAAATGTCATATTCCCAGCAGCCATTCCAGGTATCATTACTTCGGTAATTTTAGGAATGGGCCGAGCAATTGGAGAAACCCTAGCCATAATCATGGTAGCGGGAAACGTGGTCCAGATACCAACTTCAATAATGGATCCAGTGCGTGCATTAACCTCCAACATAGCCATTGAAATGGGTTATGCAACTGGAGTTCACTACAACGCCCTGTTTGCCACAGGAATCGTGCTGGTCTTCATGATCATCGTTCTTCTGGTAATAGCCAACTACTTCCACTACAAGAAAAAGGTAACTATTGGAGGCGGTTACCTATGA
- a CDS encoding phosphate ABC transporter substrate-binding protein — translation MDLKYGVGLLVILIIIIAVLTFGTGSNYDRIEIAGSTSVQPVAEKLAEKYMEEHPNVRVDVMGGGSGLGIRSVSQDIIAIGTSSKELKTIEKDGLIEYPIGREGILVAVNLNNPVNSLSKSQIKDIFSGNITNWKEVGGPDAKINLVVREDGSGTRSAFEDLVMNKTKVKSDAIVQTSTESIKVVVKQDPNAIGYISLAHMTPDVKALKIDGISPSIETIKEGTYKLQRPFLFVTNGEPEGPVKEFIDWCLGPEGQEIVKDEKIVPVT, via the coding sequence ATGGACCTGAAATATGGTGTAGGTTTACTGGTTATACTAATAATTATCATCGCCGTATTAACATTCGGCACTGGAAGCAATTACGATAGGATCGAAATTGCAGGTTCAACATCGGTTCAACCGGTGGCTGAGAAACTAGCAGAAAAATACATGGAAGAACATCCCAATGTACGGGTGGATGTAATGGGAGGAGGATCAGGCCTGGGAATAAGAAGTGTTTCTCAGGACATAATTGCCATTGGAACCAGTTCCAAGGAACTGAAAACAATTGAAAAGGATGGATTAATTGAGTACCCCATAGGCAGGGAAGGTATTTTGGTGGCAGTCAACCTCAACAACCCGGTGAATAGTCTAAGCAAAAGTCAGATCAAGGATATCTTTTCAGGCAACATCACCAACTGGAAGGAAGTTGGAGGCCCTGATGCTAAAATTAACCTGGTAGTTCGAGAAGATGGTTCTGGTACCCGGAGTGCCTTTGAAGATCTGGTTATGAACAAAACCAAAGTAAAATCAGATGCAATTGTCCAGACCTCCACAGAATCCATAAAAGTTGTTGTTAAACAGGACCCTAATGCCATTGGATACATATCCCTGGCACACATGACTCCTGATGTTAAGGCTCTTAAAATTGATGGAATATCCCCATCCATTGAAACCATCAAGGAGGGTACTTACAAGTTACAAAGACCATTCCTCTTTGTTACCAATGGAGAACCTGAAGGGCCAGTGAAAGAATTTATAGACTGGTGTTTAGGTCCAGAAGGGCAGGAAATAGTCAAAGATGAAAAAATAGTCCCTGTAACATGA
- a CDS encoding phosphate ABC transporter substrate-binding protein yields MDMKYIIGIIIAIIVIVGAYFALAGSGGQEKITIVGSTSVQPVAEQLATEYMKKNPDVKITVQGGGSSVGIKSVQDGTANIGTSSKSLKANESQGLTQWEIGKDGIAIIVNKNNAVNGLTMDQVKGILSGNITNWKEVGGADAKINVIVREEGSGTRDAVQEIVLGKTSNGTKVAFVKEAIVQSSTEAVQQAVAQDPNAVGFISFAAVKDAKALQINNVEPTEATILDGTYKIQRPFIFLVKGDATGAVKAFIEWANGPEGQAIIKSDKVVPTGKQVNSTS; encoded by the coding sequence ATGGACATGAAGTACATAATAGGAATAATAATAGCCATAATAGTAATAGTCGGTGCTTATTTTGCCCTAGCCGGAAGTGGTGGCCAGGAAAAAATAACCATTGTCGGTTCTACTTCTGTACAGCCTGTTGCTGAGCAATTAGCCACAGAATACATGAAAAAGAATCCGGATGTCAAGATAACGGTTCAAGGTGGAGGTTCTTCTGTGGGTATTAAAAGTGTCCAGGATGGAACCGCAAACATTGGAACTAGTTCTAAGTCATTGAAAGCAAACGAATCCCAGGGATTAACCCAGTGGGAGATTGGTAAAGATGGAATTGCCATTATTGTTAACAAAAACAATGCAGTTAATGGATTAACCATGGACCAGGTTAAAGGGATTTTATCCGGAAACATCACCAACTGGAAAGAAGTTGGCGGTGCAGATGCCAAGATAAACGTGATTGTCCGTGAAGAGGGCTCCGGTACTCGCGATGCTGTCCAGGAAATCGTTTTAGGAAAAACTTCCAATGGTACCAAAGTTGCATTTGTCAAAGAAGCAATTGTACAAAGTTCTACTGAAGCAGTGCAGCAAGCCGTGGCTCAGGATCCCAATGCAGTTGGGTTCATTTCATTCGCCGCAGTAAAAGATGCCAAAGCCCTTCAGATCAACAACGTTGAACCAACCGAAGCAACCATACTCGATGGCACCTACAAGATCCAGAGACCATTCATCTTCCTGGTTAAGGGAGATGCAACCGGGGCAGTCAAAGCATTCATTGAGTGGGCAAACGGACCCGAAGGTCAGGCAATTATAAAGTCTGATAAAGTGGTACCAACTGGAAAACAGGTCAACAGCACATCTTAA
- a CDS encoding phosphate signaling complex PhoU family protein gives MTNRAKNSTLKAVLEVILYDNPATQDEIADKLGLTRRYVTKLLQPLIKEGVVRRAYILDLKKFEEFSEMFDEEKTSREHAGTFLIKDMLRDMAKHICRQFDMSFEALSQYDAEMADEALKLDYISNNMHEKIRSSVETVISINPYSEFSKTMVMGEVGYDLERIADHTCHIANFALQESDPIDEEMMETLKSMYKTARKMVNQSMDAFLDERLELKDKVMDYEEKIHELQKKALNNIATQMAEDDVMDKDRSNYYLSLSRVVKAFERIGDISIEIIDTAGEFYRNIPRTTTPERFRRTKS, from the coding sequence ATGACTAACCGGGCTAAAAACAGTACTCTTAAGGCAGTTCTGGAAGTGATTCTTTATGATAATCCTGCTACTCAAGATGAAATAGCAGATAAACTGGGATTAACCAGAAGATATGTTACTAAACTATTACAGCCCCTGATCAAGGAAGGTGTGGTGAGAAGGGCGTATATTCTTGATCTTAAGAAGTTCGAGGAGTTTTCTGAGATGTTTGATGAGGAGAAAACTTCCAGAGAGCATGCGGGAACATTCCTCATAAAGGATATGCTCCGGGACATGGCCAAACACATCTGCCGCCAGTTCGACATGTCATTTGAAGCATTATCTCAGTATGATGCTGAAATGGCTGATGAAGCTCTTAAACTGGATTATATTTCAAATAATATGCATGAAAAGATACGTTCCTCTGTTGAAACTGTTATATCCATAAATCCCTACTCTGAGTTCAGTAAAACCATGGTCATGGGGGAAGTGGGTTATGATCTGGAACGAATTGCCGACCATACTTGTCATATTGCTAACTTTGCCCTGCAAGAGTCAGACCCCATTGATGAAGAAATGATGGAAACCCTAAAATCCATGTACAAAACTGCACGTAAAATGGTTAACCAGTCCATGGATGCATTTTTAGATGAGCGTCTGGAGCTTAAAGATAAGGTTATGGATTATGAAGAAAAGATCCATGAATTGCAGAAGAAGGCCCTGAACAACATTGCCACCCAGATGGCTGAAGATGATGTTATGGACAAAGACCGATCCAACTATTACCTATCATTATCCCGTGTTGTCAAAGCTTTTGAGCGTATTGGTGACATATCCATCGAAATTATTGACACCGCTGGTGAGTTCTATCGAAACATTCCTAGAACCACAACTCCTGAACGTTTCCGCAGGACAAAATCCTGA
- a CDS encoding metallophosphoesterase family protein: MGKKIIQISDVHFGDITFSDVLKSNLLAQLEDANPDLLIFAGDLTASGFFHEYEEACEFVDELQSITPAHLIPGNHDVRNVGLVHFENLVSKRKFVHTDKSSNFTIIGLDSSEADVSHGQIGRDQMDWLKSELAKIPDDRAKVVTFHHHIIPIPQTGRERNILLDSGDLMHVLTENGVDFVLNGHKHVPNVWMLNNMVVLNSGTATTGKLRGNMCASYNELEINDGEVLVNMVKTENGSKKQMAHYSMEVKDESFVIHSYTHNPIHTV; encoded by the coding sequence ATGGGGAAAAAAATAATTCAAATATCTGATGTACATTTCGGGGATATCACATTTTCTGATGTGCTTAAATCCAATCTCCTGGCCCAGCTCGAAGATGCAAATCCTGATCTTTTGATATTTGCCGGGGATCTCACTGCCAGTGGGTTTTTCCATGAATATGAGGAGGCCTGTGAATTTGTTGATGAACTCCAATCAATAACCCCGGCCCATTTAATCCCTGGAAATCACGATGTCCGTAATGTGGGGCTGGTTCATTTTGAAAACCTGGTCAGCAAACGGAAATTTGTTCACACCGATAAAAGTTCCAACTTCACCATTATTGGATTGGATTCCTCAGAAGCCGATGTTAGTCATGGGCAGATTGGACGTGACCAGATGGACTGGCTTAAATCGGAATTGGCAAAAATACCAGATGACCGGGCAAAAGTGGTAACCTTTCATCATCATATCATACCCATACCCCAAACTGGAAGAGAAAGGAATATTTTACTGGACTCAGGGGATTTAATGCACGTTTTAACAGAGAATGGGGTTGATTTTGTCTTAAATGGTCATAAACATGTCCCCAATGTTTGGATGCTTAACAATATGGTGGTTTTAAACTCGGGAACTGCAACCACCGGGAAACTGCGGGGAAACATGTGCGCCAGTTACAATGAACTGGAAATTAACGATGGAGAAGTTCTGGTTAATATGGTTAAGACTGAAAATGGAAGTAAAAAACAGATGGCTCATTATTCAATGGAAGTGAAGGATGAATCTTTTGTAATCCATTCTTATACCCATAATCCCATACATACAGTATGA